CCGCCCGCAAGCAAATGGTGGCCGATTTGGAGGCGCAGGGCTTGCTGGCAGCCGTGAAACCGCACACGCTGATGACCCCGAAAGGCGACCGCACCGGCTCCGTCATCGAACCGATGCTGACCAGCCAATGGTTTGTCGCCATGAGCGCGAAACCCGACGGCGGCGAACCGGAAAGCGAATTTAAAGGATTGAGCCTGTCTGAAAAAGCCAAAAAAGCGGTGGACAGCGGCGCGGTGAAATTCATTCCCGAAAACTGGGTCAATACCTACAACCAATGGATGAACAACATCCAAGACTGGTGTATTTCGCGCCAACTGTGGTGGGGACACCAAATCCCTGCATGGTACGACGAAAACGGCAACGTATTCGTCGCCCGCAGCGAAGCCGAAGCGCAAAAACTTTCAGGCAGCCAAAACCTCACCCGCGATGAAGACGTACTCGACACCTGGTTCTCCTCCGCGCTGGTGCCGTTTTCCACTTTGGGTTGGCCGTCTGAAACCGAAGAACTCAAAGCCTTCCTGCCGAGCAATGTATTGGTAACCGGCTACGAAATCATCTTCTTCTGGGTGGCGCGCATGATTATGATGACCACCCACTTCACCGGCAAAGTGCCGTTTAAAGACGTGTACATCCACGGCATGGTGCGCGACCACGAAGGCAAGAAAATGTCCAAATCCGAGGGCAACGTCATCGACCCCGTGGATTTGATTGACGGCATCGACTTGGAGCAGCTGCTGGTCAAACGCACCACCGGCCTGCGCCGCCCCGAAAAAGCCCCGCAAGTGGTGGAAGCCACCAAAAAACTCTTCCCCGAAGGCATTCCCGTATTCGGTGCCGACGCACTGCGCTTCACCATGGCGAGCTACGCCAGCCTCGGCCGCAGCATCAACTTCGACTTCAAACGCGCCGAAGGCTACCGCAACTTCTGCAACAAATTGTGGAACGCCACCAATTTCGTACTGATGAACGTGGAAGAAAAAGACTGCGGCCAAGACGAAACCCAGCCGCTGGCCTATACCTTCGCCGACCAATGGATTATCGGCCGCCTGCAGCAAACCGAAGCCGCCGTTACCGAAGCCTTCGACACCTACCGCTTCGATTTGGCCGCGCAAACCCTGTACGAATTTGTGTGGAACGACTTCTGCGACTGGTACATCGAGCTGGCCAAAGTACAGCTGCAAACCGGCTGCCCGACCACCCAGCGCACCACCCGCCGCACCCTCGTGCGCGTGCTCGAAGTCATCCTGCGCCTGCTGCACCCGATTATGCCCTTCATCACCGAAGAGCTGTGGCAGACCGTGGCACCTTTGGCCAACGCCAAACGCACCGGCAGCATCATGCTCGCCGCATGGCCGGTTGCCGATACCGAAAAAATCGTTCAGACGGCCTTCGACCAAATGGCCGCGCTGCAAGACTTAATCGGAGCCG
The nucleotide sequence above comes from Neisseria animalis. Encoded proteins:
- a CDS encoding valine--tRNA ligase, whose translation is MLDKYNPAEIETKHYANWQEKGYFQPHMDASQESFSIQLPPPNVTGTLHMGHAFNQTIMDGLTRYYRMKGRNTAWIPGTDHAGIATQIVVERQLGEQGVSRHDLGREAFLAKVWEWKEQSGGTITQQMRRVGCSADWTREYFTMDDTRAEVVTEVFVRLFEQGLIYRGKRLVNWDPVLGTAVSDLEVESVEEQGSMWHIRYPLADNPSDGLIVATTRPETLLGDVAVAVHPEDERYAHLIGKELLLPLTGRKIPVIADEYVEKDFGTGCVKITPAHDFNDYEVGKRHDTLLVNVFDLTAKVLAQAEVFNFQGKAQQGFALPEAYAGLDRFAARKQMVADLEAQGLLAAVKPHTLMTPKGDRTGSVIEPMLTSQWFVAMSAKPDGGEPESEFKGLSLSEKAKKAVDSGAVKFIPENWVNTYNQWMNNIQDWCISRQLWWGHQIPAWYDENGNVFVARSEAEAQKLSGSQNLTRDEDVLDTWFSSALVPFSTLGWPSETEELKAFLPSNVLVTGYEIIFFWVARMIMMTTHFTGKVPFKDVYIHGMVRDHEGKKMSKSEGNVIDPVDLIDGIDLEQLLVKRTTGLRRPEKAPQVVEATKKLFPEGIPVFGADALRFTMASYASLGRSINFDFKRAEGYRNFCNKLWNATNFVLMNVEEKDCGQDETQPLAYTFADQWIIGRLQQTEAAVTEAFDTYRFDLAAQTLYEFVWNDFCDWYIELAKVQLQTGCPTTQRTTRRTLVRVLEVILRLLHPIMPFITEELWQTVAPLANAKRTGSIMLAAWPVADTEKIVQTAFDQMAALQDLIGAVRNLRGEMGIAPNVKAPLFVEGSEDLVGLLKYLPSMTRLTEANIVGKLPENEDAPVAVCNGARLMLKVEIDKAAETARLTKEAEKLQKALDKLNAKLSKPGYTEKAPAHLVEKDRAELAELEDKMAKVQTQLAKLKD